In Monodelphis domestica isolate mMonDom1 chromosome 4, mMonDom1.pri, whole genome shotgun sequence, one DNA window encodes the following:
- the LOC100022823 gene encoding olfactory receptor 52H1-like, whose product MVTFNLSGYNPDIFILVGIPGLEQFHIWIGIPFCVIYLIAVVGNSVLLYLIIMERSLHEPMFFFLSLLASTDLILSTAGVPKTLSIFWFGAREITFSGCLTQMFFLHYSFVLDSAILLAMAFDRYVAICSPLRYSTILTPQAIIKIIVGICFRSFCIILPDVFLLKRLPFCQTRTIPHTYCEHIGVARLSCADISINIWYGFAVPIMTVISDVVLIAVSYTLILHAVFRLPSHDARQKALGTCGSHVCVILMFYTPAFFSILAHRFGHNVPRTFHIMFANLYIVIPPALNPIVYGVKTKQIRDKIIILFSPKGTQ is encoded by the coding sequence ATGGTCACATTTAACTTGAGTGGCTACAACCCAGATATCTTCATCCTGGTGGGGATTCCAGGGCTAGAACAGTTCCACATCTGGATTGGCATTCCCTTCTGTGTCATTTATCTCATAGCTGTAGTAGGAAACTCAGTCTTGCTGTACCTCATCATCATGGAGCGCAGCCTCCATGAGCCCatgttcttcttcctctccctcctggcTTCCACTGATCTGATCCTGTCCACAGCTGGTGTTCCCAAAACTCTCAGCATCTTCTGGTTTGGAGCCAGGGAGATCACCTTCTCTGGATGCCTCACTCAGATGTTCTTCCTCCATTACAGCTTTGTTTTAGACTCAGCCATTCTGCTGGCCATGGCATTTGACCGTTATGTGGCCATCTGTTCCCCACTGAGATATAGCACCATCCTGACTCCACAAGCCATCATCAAGATCATAGTAGGCATCTGCTTTCGAAGCTTCTGCATCATTCTTCCAGATGTTTTCTTGTTGAAGCGCCTGCCCTTCTGCCAGACACGGACCATCCCTCACACATATTGTGAACACATTGGTGTGGCCCGCCTCTCCTGTGCTGACATCTCCATCAACATCTGGTATGGCTTTGCTGTGCCTATTATGACTGTAATATCAGATGTAGTGTTGATTGCTGTCTCTTACACACTTATCCTCCATGCTGTCTTCCGCCTCCCATCTCATGATGCCCGTCAGAAAGCATTGGGGACCTGTGGTTCTCATGTCTGTGTCATCCTTATGTTTTACACGCCAGCCTTCTTCTCCATCCTTGCCCACCGATTTGGACACAATGTTCCTCGAACCTTCCACATCATGTTTGCCAACCTCTACATAGTAATCCCACCAGCCCTCAACCCTATTGTCTATGGAGTGAAGACAAAGCAAATAAGAGACAAAATCATCATCTTGTTCTCTCCAAAAGGAACCCAGTGA